The following are encoded together in the Carbonactinospora thermoautotrophica genome:
- a CDS encoding RNA-guided endonuclease InsQ/TnpB family protein — MLTGRRYLLAFTPEQEEFAEKIGDACRVVWNTALEQRRAYRRRGAFIGYVEQARQMAEAKKDFPWLAEAPSHTLQQTLRDLERACTRHGTFKVRWRSKRKNAPTFRFPDAKQITVERISRRWGRVKLPKLGWTRFRWTRPLGGQLRNATVLKDGGRWYISFCVEDGLVESAPNGKPPVGVDRGVTVAVATSSGWMRDREFVTPGEAVRLKRLQQQLARQRKGSNRRAATRAKLAKLNARIRARRTDFLAWTANRLTRDHGLVVVEDLNIKNMTASAKGTVEQPGQNVRQKAGLNRAILAKGWGGLLTALEHKARYNGSRILRVPPAFTSQTCHACGHCAPDNRESQAVFRCRACGHQDNADVNAAKNILAAGLAVTGRGDLAVGRSVKRQPPEAEVA; from the coding sequence ATGCTGACCGGCCGCCGCTACCTGCTCGCATTCACCCCCGAGCAGGAGGAGTTCGCCGAGAAGATCGGTGACGCCTGCCGGGTTGTGTGGAACACCGCCTTGGAGCAGCGGCGCGCCTACCGCCGTCGCGGCGCGTTCATCGGTTACGTAGAGCAGGCGCGGCAGATGGCCGAGGCCAAGAAGGACTTTCCGTGGCTGGCCGAGGCCCCGTCGCACACGCTTCAGCAAACGCTGCGCGACCTGGAGCGGGCCTGCACGAGGCACGGCACGTTCAAGGTCCGATGGCGCTCCAAGCGGAAAAACGCGCCGACGTTTCGCTTCCCCGATGCCAAGCAGATCACCGTGGAGCGAATCTCCCGTCGCTGGGGCCGGGTCAAGCTGCCCAAGCTGGGCTGGACCCGCTTCCGGTGGACACGCCCGCTCGGCGGGCAACTTCGCAATGCCACCGTGCTCAAGGACGGCGGGCGCTGGTACATCTCCTTCTGCGTCGAAGACGGGCTGGTGGAGTCCGCACCGAACGGCAAACCCCCGGTGGGGGTGGATCGTGGTGTCACTGTCGCAGTCGCCACCTCGTCCGGGTGGATGCGTGACCGCGAGTTCGTCACCCCAGGGGAGGCGGTACGACTCAAGCGGCTTCAGCAGCAGCTCGCCCGGCAGCGGAAGGGCTCCAACCGGCGCGCGGCCACCCGGGCGAAGCTGGCCAAGCTGAACGCCCGCATCCGCGCCCGGCGTACCGACTTCCTGGCGTGGACCGCCAACCGCCTCACCCGTGACCACGGACTGGTCGTCGTGGAGGACCTGAACATCAAGAACATGACGGCCAGCGCAAAGGGAACCGTCGAACAGCCAGGCCAAAACGTCCGGCAGAAAGCCGGGCTGAACCGGGCGATCCTGGCCAAGGGCTGGGGCGGACTGCTGACCGCCTTGGAACACAAGGCTCGTTACAACGGCTCCCGGATTCTGCGGGTGCCACCTGCGTTCACGTCGCAGACCTGCCATGCCTGCGGGCACTGCGCGCCGGACAACCGTGAGAGCCAAGCGGTGTTCCGGTGCCGCGCCTGCGGCCACCAGGACAACGCCGACGTGAACGCCGCGAAGAACATCCTCGCCGCCGGGCTGGCGGTGACAGGGCGTGGAGACCTCGCCGTTGGGCGGTCTGTGAAGCGCCAACCACCCGAGGCCGAGGTCGCGTGA
- a CDS encoding class I SAM-dependent methyltransferase: MEEIINDVSAGQSHDLTLTGERTLPGIWHENYWFRRHEAAYLAVGPYCRDALVLEAGCGEGYGAALLAERHGARVLALDYDPATVDHVRRRYPRVPVLRGNVVALPLADASVDVVVSLQVIEHLWDQPGFVRECARVLRRGGRLIVSTPNRLTFSPGSRSGDRPANPFHTREFAPDELAGLLAPHVEVERLLGVHHGPRLAAWEAAHGSIVAAQLAAPVPEWPAELRAQVATVAAEDFELRADGLADSLDLLAVAVRR, from the coding sequence ATGGAGGAGATCATTAACGACGTTTCCGCAGGTCAGAGCCATGACTTGACGCTGACCGGGGAGCGGACCCTGCCGGGGATCTGGCACGAGAACTACTGGTTCCGCCGGCACGAGGCGGCGTACCTGGCGGTCGGGCCGTACTGCCGCGACGCGCTCGTGCTGGAGGCTGGCTGCGGCGAGGGGTACGGGGCGGCGCTGCTGGCCGAGCGGCACGGGGCGAGGGTGCTGGCCCTGGACTACGACCCGGCCACGGTCGACCACGTGCGGCGCCGGTACCCGCGGGTGCCGGTGCTGCGGGGCAACGTGGTCGCGCTGCCGTTGGCGGACGCCAGCGTGGACGTGGTGGTGAGCCTGCAGGTGATCGAGCACTTGTGGGACCAGCCCGGGTTCGTCCGCGAGTGCGCGCGGGTGCTGCGGCGGGGCGGGCGGCTCATCGTCTCCACACCGAACCGGCTCACGTTCTCGCCCGGCTCCCGGTCCGGGGACCGGCCGGCCAACCCGTTCCACACCCGGGAGTTCGCCCCGGACGAGCTGGCCGGGCTGCTGGCGCCGCACGTCGAGGTGGAGCGGCTGCTCGGCGTGCACCACGGCCCGCGTCTGGCGGCATGGGAGGCTGCGCACGGGTCGATCGTGGCCGCGCAGCTCGCCGCGCCCGTGCCGGAATGGCCGGCCGAGCTGCGCGCCCAGGTGGCGACGGTGGCCGCCGAGGACTTCGAGCTACGCGCCGACGGCCTCGCGGACTCCCTCGACCTGCTCGCGGTCGCGGTCCGGCGCTGA
- the tnpA gene encoding IS200/IS605-like element ISTfu1 family transposase, with translation MAVTLRSNSNVVFQCAYHVVWCPKYRRRVLGGRIEERLKDLIREVVDEKGAWLVEMEVMPDHVHLLVEVDPQYGIHRLVKAIKGRSSRVLREEFPHLKSQLPTLWTNSYFVATVGGAPLAVVKRYVEQQKGR, from the coding sequence GTGGCTGTAACACTGCGGTCGAACAGCAACGTCGTCTTCCAGTGCGCGTACCACGTCGTGTGGTGCCCGAAGTACCGGCGGCGCGTGCTGGGCGGCCGGATCGAAGAGCGGTTGAAGGACCTCATCCGCGAGGTGGTGGACGAGAAAGGGGCATGGCTGGTGGAGATGGAGGTCATGCCCGACCACGTCCATCTGCTGGTCGAAGTCGATCCGCAGTACGGCATCCACCGCCTGGTGAAGGCCATCAAGGGCCGCTCGTCCCGCGTGCTGCGGGAGGAGTTCCCGCACCTGAAGTCGCAGTTGCCGACGTTGTGGACGAACTCCTACTTCGTAGCCACGGTCGGCGGCGCGCCACTGGCGGTGGTGAAGCGGTACGTCGAGCAGCAGAAGGGACGCTGA
- a CDS encoding glycosyltransferase family 4 protein, with amino-acid sequence MRILLLSWEYPPVIYGGLGRHVHALAEALAAGGHEVTVVTQHPDSSVDSPVPYEEVLRGVHVVRVPQDPPPLPRSDILAWVMGFNHGITRAGLRVARDRAYDVIHAHDWLVAHAAQTLREALELPLVVTVHATEGGRHQGWLPGPLNRAIHAVEWWLVHAAARVITCSAHMRWEVARLFEVPGSRLTVIPNGIDLAGWRAPAEAVAAARAEYGADGPLLVFSGRLVWEKGAQTLLEAVPRLRRRHPGLRVVIAGDGHGREKLEALARELRLGRSVRFAGWLGREELTALVAAADVAVVPSIYEPFGLVALEAAAVGTPLVVGDTGGLREFVEHEVTGLRFPPGDKAALADAVTRLLRDTALAGELARHARKVLERDYAWGAIAEQTARVYEQALADPVPGDPPPLVFGEGNLLRDQ; translated from the coding sequence ATGCGGATCCTGCTCTTGTCCTGGGAGTACCCACCGGTGATCTACGGTGGGCTCGGTCGCCATGTGCACGCGCTCGCCGAGGCGCTCGCCGCCGGCGGGCACGAGGTCACCGTGGTCACCCAGCACCCCGACTCGTCGGTTGATAGCCCGGTCCCGTACGAGGAGGTGCTGCGCGGCGTGCACGTGGTCCGGGTACCGCAGGACCCGCCGCCGCTGCCGCGCAGCGACATCCTCGCCTGGGTGATGGGCTTCAACCACGGGATCACCCGGGCCGGGCTGCGGGTCGCCCGCGACCGGGCGTACGACGTGATCCACGCCCACGACTGGCTGGTCGCGCACGCCGCGCAGACGCTGCGAGAGGCGCTGGAGCTGCCGCTGGTCGTCACCGTTCACGCGACCGAGGGCGGCCGCCACCAGGGCTGGCTGCCCGGGCCGCTGAACCGGGCGATCCATGCCGTCGAGTGGTGGCTGGTGCACGCGGCGGCGCGCGTCATCACCTGCTCCGCGCACATGCGCTGGGAGGTCGCCCGGCTGTTCGAGGTACCCGGGTCCCGGCTTACTGTCATCCCCAACGGGATCGACCTCGCCGGGTGGCGGGCTCCCGCGGAGGCGGTCGCCGCGGCGCGCGCCGAGTACGGAGCGGACGGCCCGCTGCTGGTCTTCAGCGGCCGGCTGGTCTGGGAGAAGGGCGCGCAAACGCTGCTGGAGGCCGTGCCCCGGCTGCGTCGCCGCCACCCGGGGCTGCGGGTCGTCATCGCGGGCGACGGTCATGGACGGGAAAAGCTGGAGGCGCTCGCCCGGGAACTGCGGCTCGGCCGGTCGGTCCGGTTCGCCGGCTGGCTGGGGCGGGAAGAGCTGACCGCCCTGGTCGCCGCCGCCGACGTGGCGGTCGTGCCGTCGATCTACGAGCCGTTCGGCCTGGTCGCGCTGGAGGCGGCCGCGGTCGGCACCCCGCTGGTGGTGGGCGACACCGGCGGCTTGCGGGAGTTCGTGGAGCACGAGGTCACCGGCCTGCGGTTCCCGCCCGGCGACAAGGCGGCCCTGGCCGACGCGGTCACCCGCCTGCTGCGGGACACCGCGCTGGCCGGAGAGCTGGCCCGGCACGCGCGCAAGGTGCTGGAGCGCGACTACGCCTGGGGCGCGATCGCCGAGCAGACCGCGCGGGTGTACGAGCAGGCGCTCGCCGACCCGGTCCCCGGCGACCCGCCGCCGCTGGTCTTCGGCGAGGGCAACCTGTTGCGTGACCAATGA
- a CDS encoding EamA family transporter has protein sequence MATSPARFGITAVTALAPITWGTTYIVTTELLPPDRPLLASVLRALPAGLTLIALTRTPPRGSWWWRAALLGALNIGFFFWMLFFAAYRLPGGVAAVLGAVGPLAVAGLSAILLGERVPARTLAAGIVGVAGVALIVLRASARLDTLGVVAGLVGTVAMALGMVLTKKWGRPVGMLAFTGWQLTAGGLFMVPVALVAEPLPERLTLGNLAGYAYLGTVNTALAYVLWFRGLERLPTTPVAFLALLSPITATVIGWAALGQALTPWQLLGMLLALGSTVVAQRPAKRAPAARRSAPDRDREQVEGVREAVGA, from the coding sequence ATGGCCACGTCGCCGGCTCGCTTCGGCATCACCGCCGTCACCGCGTTGGCCCCGATCACCTGGGGTACCACGTACATCGTCACGACCGAGCTGCTCCCGCCCGACCGGCCGTTGCTGGCGAGCGTGCTGCGCGCGCTGCCCGCGGGGCTGACCCTCATCGCCCTCACCCGGACGCCGCCCCGCGGGTCCTGGTGGTGGCGCGCGGCGCTGCTCGGGGCGCTCAACATCGGCTTCTTCTTCTGGATGCTGTTCTTCGCCGCGTACCGCCTGCCCGGTGGCGTCGCCGCGGTGCTGGGCGCGGTCGGGCCGCTGGCCGTCGCGGGCCTGTCCGCGATCCTGCTCGGCGAGCGTGTCCCCGCGCGCACGCTGGCCGCTGGGATCGTCGGCGTCGCCGGCGTGGCCCTGATCGTGCTGCGTGCCTCGGCCCGCCTCGACACCCTCGGCGTGGTCGCGGGACTCGTCGGCACGGTCGCCATGGCGCTTGGCATGGTGCTCACCAAGAAATGGGGACGGCCGGTCGGGATGCTCGCCTTCACCGGCTGGCAGCTCACGGCCGGCGGCCTGTTCATGGTGCCGGTGGCGCTCGTAGCCGAGCCGCTGCCGGAGCGGCTGACCCTGGGCAACCTCGCTGGCTACGCGTACCTCGGCACGGTCAACACCGCGCTCGCGTACGTGCTGTGGTTCCGCGGCCTGGAGCGGCTGCCGACCACCCCGGTGGCCTTCCTGGCCCTGCTGAGCCCGATCACCGCCACGGTCATCGGCTGGGCCGCGCTCGGGCAGGCGCTCACCCCCTGGCAGCTCCTCGGCATGCTGCTCGCGCTCGGCAGCACGGTGGTGGCGCAGCGACCCGCGAAGCGCGCCCCGGCCGCCCGGCGCTCAGCGCCGGACCGCGACCGCGAGCAGGTCGAGGGAGTCCGCGAGGCCGTCGGCGCGTAG
- a CDS encoding helix-turn-helix domain-containing protein, with the protein MTTADELAGKPCGERIKFFREQIGMSRPVLGGLVGRSAEWVKAVETGRLQTPRLPMLLRIAHALGIEDLAVLTGNSHAVPVRVFAGTAHAALAAVRAALTDYQLSSTAAPPRLPHLQARLDQAWAIRHASPDHRTQVGALLPDLIRDAHRAIAAYEGEERREARRLLAGVYHLADMYVAYQPAPELVWLVADRAMTQAREADDPLAIGGSAWALVSALRDSGRWAEAVSVAHDAAKLLEPYLPDAPDDWLAMWGALQFEVAYTLARRGRHGDAWHYWDRADQAARRLPADYRHTQTSFGQAVMHAHAVTLGVELRRPGEALRAADRLDPDDIASVPRRSRHLIEVARAHYQRDERLATLLLLDKAERTAPETVRYNGFARDMILNLLAQPPTAARVEVRALAARVGFAA; encoded by the coding sequence ATGACAACGGCAGACGAGCTCGCGGGCAAGCCCTGCGGCGAAAGGATCAAGTTCTTCCGCGAGCAGATCGGCATGTCCCGCCCCGTCCTCGGTGGCCTGGTCGGCCGCTCCGCCGAATGGGTCAAGGCGGTAGAGACCGGCCGGCTCCAGACTCCCCGCCTGCCCATGCTGCTGCGGATCGCGCACGCCCTGGGCATCGAGGACCTCGCCGTGCTGACCGGGAACTCCCACGCCGTCCCCGTGCGGGTGTTCGCCGGCACCGCCCACGCCGCGCTGGCCGCTGTTCGGGCCGCGTTGACCGACTACCAGCTCAGCTCGACGGCAGCCCCGCCACGGCTGCCGCACCTGCAGGCGCGCCTGGACCAGGCATGGGCGATCCGGCACGCGTCCCCCGACCACCGCACCCAGGTTGGCGCGCTACTCCCGGATCTGATCCGTGACGCGCATCGCGCGATCGCGGCCTACGAGGGCGAGGAGCGGCGTGAGGCGCGGCGGCTGCTGGCCGGCGTGTACCACCTGGCGGACATGTACGTCGCCTACCAGCCCGCCCCAGAGCTGGTCTGGCTGGTCGCGGACCGGGCGATGACCCAGGCACGCGAGGCCGACGACCCGCTCGCGATAGGAGGCAGCGCGTGGGCGCTGGTGTCCGCGCTGCGGGACTCCGGCCGCTGGGCCGAGGCGGTCAGCGTCGCTCACGACGCGGCGAAGCTGCTCGAGCCGTACCTGCCGGACGCGCCGGACGACTGGCTGGCGATGTGGGGCGCGCTGCAGTTCGAGGTCGCGTACACCCTTGCGCGGCGCGGACGCCACGGGGACGCCTGGCACTACTGGGACCGCGCGGACCAGGCCGCGCGTCGGCTGCCCGCCGACTACCGGCACACCCAGACCTCCTTCGGACAGGCTGTCATGCACGCGCACGCGGTGACGTTGGGCGTGGAGCTGCGGCGGCCCGGCGAGGCGCTACGCGCCGCGGACAGGCTCGACCCGGACGACATCGCCTCGGTGCCGCGCCGCAGCCGGCACCTGATCGAGGTCGCCCGGGCGCACTACCAGCGCGACGAACGCCTCGCGACGCTGCTGTTGCTGGACAAGGCCGAACGGACCGCGCCGGAGACGGTCCGCTACAACGGGTTCGCCCGCGACATGATTCTCAATCTGCTGGCGCAGCCGCCGACAGCGGCCCGGGTCGAGGTACGTGCCCTGGCCGCGCGCGTCGGCTTCGCTGCCTAG
- a CDS encoding glucosyl-3-phosphoglycerate synthase yields MREDVRHWLTHRTYHARIWSPGELADAKRRQNTTVSVVLPALNEERTVGAVVEAFRTTLLDKTPLIDELVVALDPGCTDGTAERARAAGARVVDCREVLPHRGVYTGKGETLWKSLFVTTGDLLVFVDADLVEFGPHFVTGLLGPLLIEPGVQFVKACYDRPLVTGGVAPVGGGRVTELAARPLLNLYWPALAGVIQPLSGEFAARRTVLELLPFPRGYGLEIGLLIDVLDLAGLDALAQVDLGRRDHRHQQDSALGTMAQEVLHTALRRLDGRAAVPAPATTLCQFERDGGGHRAVERTVCLEERPPARSLPEYHARGRLTWVR; encoded by the coding sequence ATGCGGGAGGACGTACGCCACTGGCTGACGCACCGGACGTACCACGCCCGGATCTGGTCACCCGGCGAGCTGGCCGACGCCAAGAGACGGCAGAACACGACCGTGAGCGTGGTGTTGCCGGCGCTGAACGAGGAACGGACGGTGGGCGCCGTTGTCGAGGCCTTCCGCACCACGCTACTCGACAAGACCCCCCTCATCGACGAACTCGTCGTGGCCCTCGACCCCGGATGTACCGACGGCACGGCCGAGCGGGCGCGGGCGGCCGGGGCGCGCGTGGTCGACTGCCGCGAGGTGTTGCCGCACCGGGGGGTGTACACCGGCAAGGGCGAGACCCTGTGGAAGTCGCTGTTCGTGACCACGGGCGACCTGCTGGTGTTCGTCGACGCCGACCTGGTCGAGTTCGGGCCGCACTTCGTGACCGGGCTGCTCGGGCCGCTCCTCATCGAACCGGGGGTCCAGTTCGTCAAAGCCTGCTACGACCGTCCCCTGGTCACCGGCGGCGTCGCTCCCGTCGGCGGCGGGCGGGTCACCGAACTGGCGGCACGCCCGCTGCTCAACCTGTACTGGCCCGCCCTGGCAGGTGTCATCCAGCCGTTGTCCGGCGAGTTCGCCGCCCGACGCACCGTGCTGGAGCTGCTGCCCTTCCCCCGCGGCTACGGCCTGGAGATCGGGCTGCTGATCGACGTCCTCGACCTGGCCGGCCTTGACGCGCTCGCCCAGGTCGACCTGGGCCGGCGCGACCACCGGCACCAGCAGGACTCCGCGCTCGGCACGATGGCCCAGGAGGTCCTCCACACCGCCCTGCGCCGGCTCGACGGCAGGGCCGCAGTGCCGGCCCCCGCCACCACGCTCTGCCAGTTCGAGCGGGACGGCGGGGGCCACCGCGCCGTCGAGCGCACGGTGTGCCTGGAGGAAAGACCTCCCGCCCGCAGCCTGCCGGAATACCACGCCCGCGGGCGCCTGACCTGGGTGCGCTGA
- a CDS encoding glycosyltransferase has product MRLTVLVNAGPWLPVPPRDYGGIENVLGTLIARLRRRGVRVVLCGVGSSTIEVDRLVASFPDGQFRWLAAPYNQVMGIAYAHMQTVVAELCRAADIDVVHDHLEVVGPGTLSLLGARFPPVLQTLHWDVRKHPDFYGRFNGAGRTFFACVSERQRELAPENLRRQVLGVVPLGVEPAGFPFRRCKPGPYLMLARVCPLKGQHVAARVCRGLRLPLLLAGPVAGFADAASLAAADDGTGEGAGGNADVRYFRTRVAPLLGGDVRWVGSVGGRRRLELLSRARAALFPAQWEEPGGTAVLEALACGTPVVGFRRGCLPELVQHGVTGFLADSEEEFAGYLPRADEIDPAACRRVVEERFSAELMAGTCGCTRRCSAAPSGGRRASRRLPG; this is encoded by the coding sequence GTGCGGTTGACGGTGCTGGTGAACGCGGGACCGTGGCTGCCTGTGCCGCCGCGCGACTACGGGGGCATCGAGAACGTGCTCGGGACCCTGATCGCCCGGCTGCGCCGACGCGGGGTGCGGGTCGTGCTGTGCGGCGTCGGCAGCAGCACGATCGAGGTGGACCGGCTGGTCGCCTCGTTCCCCGACGGGCAGTTCCGGTGGCTGGCCGCCCCCTACAACCAGGTCATGGGGATCGCGTACGCCCACATGCAAACCGTCGTGGCCGAGCTGTGCCGGGCGGCCGACATCGACGTGGTGCACGACCACTTGGAGGTGGTCGGGCCGGGCACGCTGTCGCTGCTCGGCGCGCGCTTCCCCCCGGTGCTGCAGACCCTGCACTGGGACGTGCGCAAGCACCCGGACTTCTACGGCCGCTTCAACGGCGCGGGGCGGACGTTCTTCGCGTGCGTCTCCGAGCGCCAGCGCGAGCTCGCCCCGGAGAACCTGCGCCGGCAGGTGCTGGGCGTGGTGCCGCTGGGGGTGGAGCCGGCCGGGTTCCCGTTCCGGCGGTGCAAGCCCGGCCCGTACCTGATGCTGGCCCGTGTCTGCCCCCTGAAGGGGCAGCACGTCGCCGCCCGGGTGTGCCGGGGACTGCGGCTCCCGCTGCTGCTGGCGGGGCCGGTCGCCGGGTTCGCCGACGCGGCGAGTCTGGCCGCGGCCGATGACGGTACCGGCGAGGGCGCTGGCGGCAACGCGGACGTGCGGTACTTCCGCACTCGGGTGGCGCCGCTGCTGGGCGGGGACGTGCGCTGGGTGGGCAGCGTGGGCGGCCGGCGCCGGCTCGAACTGCTGAGCCGGGCTCGGGCGGCGCTGTTCCCTGCCCAGTGGGAGGAACCGGGCGGGACAGCGGTGTTGGAGGCGCTGGCCTGCGGCACCCCGGTCGTGGGTTTCCGGCGGGGCTGCCTGCCGGAGCTGGTCCAGCACGGGGTGACGGGATTCCTCGCCGACAGCGAGGAGGAGTTCGCCGGGTACCTGCCGAGGGCCGACGAGATCGACCCGGCGGCGTGCCGCCGCGTGGTCGAGGAGCGGTTCTCCGCGGAGCTGATGGCCGGTACCTGCGGCTGTACGCGGAGGTGCAGCGCCGCGCCTAGCGGCGGGCGGCGGGCATCTCGAAGACTGCCTGGATGA
- a CDS encoding DUF885 family protein — protein MDARLRAVCDMIVPEVREYSGLHEYDGMVQDLSPDGVRAALRRLGGDPLDDPHDEAHLSAFENALRFQFGELELHRRNPLVHLGNLDLSSYDREYAPAEERAAAKRRHLAGWPDAVDAAIAALDAVSAPVAEALLPAIKGLAAGLDAEAGETEAAALRAHERLVQHVARAAREGDPSPALGAANLARLMGVAEATEVDLGRLAERADAERDRIMAILTEACARLDPDRKPAELIPELLRDHPDIEGVLQEARQQTAEAIAFSRERQLAPYLDGECLVGPAPESRSWAMAMMCWSAPEEPDGPSWYYVTPPDPSWPAEEIEEWLSVFSRTTLPAITVHEVAPGHFAHGRALRRAATPVRRILHSMTFCEGWAHYVEEVCLEEGFRAGDPRFAVGFCVEALIRVTRLACAIGLHTGAMDVAEATQRFMRDAFLARKGAASEAQRGTFDPTYGRYTWGKLAILDLREQAKARWGAGFSLQRFHRAMLDLGSPPIGLLGTALERG, from the coding sequence ATGGACGCTCGCCTGCGCGCCGTATGCGACATGATCGTGCCCGAGGTCCGCGAGTACTCCGGGCTGCACGAGTACGACGGCATGGTCCAGGACCTGTCCCCCGACGGGGTGCGGGCCGCGCTGCGCCGCCTGGGCGGCGACCCGCTTGACGACCCGCACGACGAGGCGCACCTTTCGGCCTTCGAGAACGCGCTGCGGTTCCAGTTCGGGGAGCTCGAGCTGCACCGGCGGAACCCGCTGGTCCACCTCGGGAACCTGGACCTGTCCAGTTACGACCGCGAGTACGCCCCGGCGGAGGAGCGGGCCGCGGCCAAGCGCCGGCACCTCGCCGGGTGGCCGGACGCCGTCGACGCCGCGATCGCCGCGCTGGACGCGGTGAGCGCACCGGTGGCCGAGGCGCTGCTGCCGGCGATCAAGGGACTCGCGGCGGGCCTGGACGCCGAGGCCGGCGAGACGGAAGCGGCGGCGCTGCGCGCCCACGAGCGGCTGGTCCAGCACGTCGCGCGCGCGGCGCGGGAGGGCGACCCCAGCCCGGCGCTGGGCGCGGCCAACCTCGCCCGGCTCATGGGCGTGGCTGAGGCCACCGAGGTGGATCTCGGCCGGCTCGCCGAGCGGGCCGACGCCGAACGCGATCGGATCATGGCCATCCTGACCGAGGCGTGCGCCCGGCTCGACCCGGACCGCAAGCCGGCCGAGCTGATTCCCGAGCTGCTGCGCGACCACCCCGACATCGAGGGGGTCCTCCAGGAGGCCCGGCAGCAGACCGCCGAGGCGATCGCGTTCAGCCGGGAGCGCCAGCTCGCCCCGTACCTGGACGGGGAGTGCCTGGTCGGGCCGGCGCCGGAGTCGCGCAGCTGGGCCATGGCGATGATGTGCTGGTCGGCGCCGGAGGAGCCGGACGGGCCGTCCTGGTACTACGTGACCCCGCCCGACCCCTCCTGGCCGGCGGAGGAGATCGAGGAGTGGCTGAGCGTGTTCAGCCGCACCACGCTGCCGGCGATCACCGTGCACGAGGTCGCCCCAGGGCACTTCGCCCACGGGCGGGCGCTACGGCGGGCGGCCACCCCGGTCCGGCGGATCCTGCACTCGATGACGTTCTGCGAGGGCTGGGCCCACTACGTGGAGGAGGTCTGCCTGGAGGAAGGCTTCCGGGCCGGCGACCCGCGCTTCGCTGTCGGTTTCTGCGTCGAGGCGCTGATCCGCGTCACCCGGCTGGCGTGCGCGATCGGCCTGCACACCGGCGCGATGGACGTGGCCGAGGCCACCCAGCGGTTCATGCGGGATGCGTTCTTGGCCCGCAAGGGCGCGGCCAGCGAGGCCCAGCGCGGCACCTTCGACCCCACGTACGGCCGGTACACCTGGGGCAAGCTCGCCATCCTCGACCTGCGCGAGCAGGCGAAGGCCCGCTGGGGCGCGGGCTTCAGCCTCCAGCGCTTCCACCGGGCCATGCTCGACCTGGGCAGCCCACCCATCGGCCTGCTCGGCACGGCCCTGGAGCGCGGCTGA